One genomic segment of Bombus vancouverensis nearcticus chromosome 11, iyBomVanc1_principal, whole genome shotgun sequence includes these proteins:
- the Eogt gene encoding EGF-domain O-GlcNAc transferase isoform X1, translated as MTDNALSIKYSVTIVLVFAVTQTYSNYTEIDLPPDHIKYYFNSFPTVAEECRNNTACPYKDSLDTKACWGYEPNCKAENSFSVPQCPGDHRGWVTTKKAQVETFYAQGDFGYVRDQRKEMSIFCKPLFVDDSSLECSEHMRFCRARNIMINFTDLIQRKEPIRYKMDVLKEGQIGGYCTLNEKRLQENADHISPLQSWGPELRNFRKLPRPPIVNHDCDIVIEKPTYIMKIDAIVNMYHHFCDFFNLYASLHVNLSHPAAFSTDNHIMIWESYSYRSAFQDAFQAFTRNPLWDLHTFRGETVCFKNLVFPLLPRMIFGLYYNTPLIYGCEKSGLFKAFGDHVLHRLRIPHHGRKNQRIRVTLLSRDTQYRRILNEDELTKALKENPEYKVRKVVYNKKISFKKQLEITRNSDIFIGIHGAGLTHLMFLPDWAAVFEIYNCEDPGCYKDLARLRGVKYFTWENASMLVQQDPGTHPDGGAHAKFTNYSFDVKEFLRIVSQATDYVKNHDLFKRFISGRLQHKRTGTKNQTRTTSDVNATPKSKKVTNLKSDIQSKDEL; from the exons ATGACAGATAACGCGTTAAGTATTAAATACTCAGTGACGATCGTACTGGTGTTCGCGGTCACACAAACATACAGTAATTACACGGAAATTGATCTGCCGCCTGATCACATCAAGTATTACTTCAACTCTTTTCCCACGGTGGCCGAAGAGTGCCGTAATAATACCGCCTGTCCATACAAG GATAGCCTTGATACCAAAGCTTGTTGGGGTTACGAGCCGAATTGCAAAGCCGAAAATTCTTTTTCCGTTCCTCAATGTCCAGGTGATCACAGAGGATGGGTAACAACGAAAAAAGCACAGGTAGAGACATTTTACGCTCAAGGCGATTTTGGCTACGTACGCGACCAAAGGAAAGAAATGTCGATATTTTGCAAACCATTGTTTGTG GACGACTCATCGCTAGAGTGTTCGGAGCACATGAGATTTTGTCGAGCAAGGAACATAATGATCAATTTCACGGATTTAATTCAAAGAAAGGAACCTATACGATACAAGATGGATGTTCTGAAAGAGGGCCAAATTGGAGGATATTGCAC ATTAAATGAGAAAAGATTGCAAGAAAACGCGGACCATATTAGCCCATTGCAATCTTGGGGACCTGAATTGCGAAATTTCCGGAAATTACCTCGACCGCCGATTGTCAACCACGACTGTGATATCGTGATCGAAAAGCCAACGTACATAATGAAAATAGACGCTA TAGTAAATATGTATCATCATTTTTGCGACTTTTTCAACTTATACGCGTCATTACACGTAAACCTCTCGCACCCCGCTGCATTCAGCACTGATAATCATATAATGATCTGGGAAAGCTACAG CTACCGTTCTGCATTCCAAGACGCCTTCCAGGCTTTCACGAGAAATCCGCTCTGGGATTTACATACGTTCCGCGGAGAAACCGTCTGCTTCAAGAATCTCGTGTTTCCCCTATTACCACGAATGATTTTTGGTCTTTACTATAATACACCTCTT ATTTATGGCTGTGAAAAGAGCGGATTGTTTAAAGCTTTTGGCGACCACGTGTTACATAGATTACGTATACCTCATCACGGAAGAAAGAACCAAAGGATACGTGTTACTTTACTTAGCAGAGATACTCAATATAGAAGAATTTTAAACGAGGATGAATTAACAAAGGCTTTGAAGGAAAATCCAGAGTATAAAGTGCGAAAG GTAgtatacaataaaaaaatatcattcaaaaaacaattagaaattacaagaaactCTGACATTTTTATTGGAATACATGGAGCTGGATTAACGCATCTTATGTTTTTGCCAGATTGGGCTGCAGTATTTGAGAT ATATAATTGCGAAGATCCAGGATGTTATAAAGATCTCGCCCGTTTACGCGGTGTGAAGTACTTTACATGGGAAAATGCCTCAATGCTAGTGCAACAAGATCCC GGTACACATCCTGATGGAGGAGCACACGCAAAATTCACTAACTACAGTTTTGATGTCAAAGAATTTTTACGTATAGTTTCACAAGCTACGGATTATGTGAAAAATCATGATTTGTTCAAAAGATTTATCAGTGGACGATTACAACATAAGAGAACAGGAACGAAAAATCAGACTAGAACAACAAGTGATGTAAATGCAACTCCGAAGTCGAAGAAAGTAACCAACTTGAAATCTGACATTCAATCCAAAGATGaattatga
- the Eogt gene encoding EGF-domain O-GlcNAc transferase isoform X2: protein MTDNALSIKYSVTIVLVFAVTQTYSNYTEIDLPPDHIKYYFNSFPTVAEECRNNTACPYKDSLDTKACWGYEPNCKAENSFSVPQCPGDHRGWVTTKKAQVETFYAQGDFGYVRDQRKEMSIFCKPLFVDDSSLECSEHMRFCRARNIMINFTDLIQRKEPIRYKMDVLKEGQIGGYCTLNEKRLQENADHISPLQSWGPELRNFRKLPRPPIVNHDCDIVIEKPTYIMKIDAINMYHHFCDFFNLYASLHVNLSHPAAFSTDNHIMIWESYSYRSAFQDAFQAFTRNPLWDLHTFRGETVCFKNLVFPLLPRMIFGLYYNTPLIYGCEKSGLFKAFGDHVLHRLRIPHHGRKNQRIRVTLLSRDTQYRRILNEDELTKALKENPEYKVRKVVYNKKISFKKQLEITRNSDIFIGIHGAGLTHLMFLPDWAAVFEIYNCEDPGCYKDLARLRGVKYFTWENASMLVQQDPGTHPDGGAHAKFTNYSFDVKEFLRIVSQATDYVKNHDLFKRFISGRLQHKRTGTKNQTRTTSDVNATPKSKKVTNLKSDIQSKDEL from the exons ATGACAGATAACGCGTTAAGTATTAAATACTCAGTGACGATCGTACTGGTGTTCGCGGTCACACAAACATACAGTAATTACACGGAAATTGATCTGCCGCCTGATCACATCAAGTATTACTTCAACTCTTTTCCCACGGTGGCCGAAGAGTGCCGTAATAATACCGCCTGTCCATACAAG GATAGCCTTGATACCAAAGCTTGTTGGGGTTACGAGCCGAATTGCAAAGCCGAAAATTCTTTTTCCGTTCCTCAATGTCCAGGTGATCACAGAGGATGGGTAACAACGAAAAAAGCACAGGTAGAGACATTTTACGCTCAAGGCGATTTTGGCTACGTACGCGACCAAAGGAAAGAAATGTCGATATTTTGCAAACCATTGTTTGTG GACGACTCATCGCTAGAGTGTTCGGAGCACATGAGATTTTGTCGAGCAAGGAACATAATGATCAATTTCACGGATTTAATTCAAAGAAAGGAACCTATACGATACAAGATGGATGTTCTGAAAGAGGGCCAAATTGGAGGATATTGCAC ATTAAATGAGAAAAGATTGCAAGAAAACGCGGACCATATTAGCCCATTGCAATCTTGGGGACCTGAATTGCGAAATTTCCGGAAATTACCTCGACCGCCGATTGTCAACCACGACTGTGATATCGTGATCGAAAAGCCAACGTACATAATGAAAATAGACGCTA TAAATATGTATCATCATTTTTGCGACTTTTTCAACTTATACGCGTCATTACACGTAAACCTCTCGCACCCCGCTGCATTCAGCACTGATAATCATATAATGATCTGGGAAAGCTACAG CTACCGTTCTGCATTCCAAGACGCCTTCCAGGCTTTCACGAGAAATCCGCTCTGGGATTTACATACGTTCCGCGGAGAAACCGTCTGCTTCAAGAATCTCGTGTTTCCCCTATTACCACGAATGATTTTTGGTCTTTACTATAATACACCTCTT ATTTATGGCTGTGAAAAGAGCGGATTGTTTAAAGCTTTTGGCGACCACGTGTTACATAGATTACGTATACCTCATCACGGAAGAAAGAACCAAAGGATACGTGTTACTTTACTTAGCAGAGATACTCAATATAGAAGAATTTTAAACGAGGATGAATTAACAAAGGCTTTGAAGGAAAATCCAGAGTATAAAGTGCGAAAG GTAgtatacaataaaaaaatatcattcaaaaaacaattagaaattacaagaaactCTGACATTTTTATTGGAATACATGGAGCTGGATTAACGCATCTTATGTTTTTGCCAGATTGGGCTGCAGTATTTGAGAT ATATAATTGCGAAGATCCAGGATGTTATAAAGATCTCGCCCGTTTACGCGGTGTGAAGTACTTTACATGGGAAAATGCCTCAATGCTAGTGCAACAAGATCCC GGTACACATCCTGATGGAGGAGCACACGCAAAATTCACTAACTACAGTTTTGATGTCAAAGAATTTTTACGTATAGTTTCACAAGCTACGGATTATGTGAAAAATCATGATTTGTTCAAAAGATTTATCAGTGGACGATTACAACATAAGAGAACAGGAACGAAAAATCAGACTAGAACAACAAGTGATGTAAATGCAACTCCGAAGTCGAAGAAAGTAACCAACTTGAAATCTGACATTCAATCCAAAGATGaattatga
- the LOC117166317 gene encoding uncharacterized protein LOC117166317 produces the protein MSNTWNRNIYRQEQEAFVSGHGGTTSREVIYALMPNICSILLTKTAMGLLGRIIHKNIRVIIEFALIVMPCILCCTVLSDYVVTVCCAMIIISIINILLLGINSDVTSMYNMRPANGKRPFITNFRGFTNLITAICILAIDFHIFPRKFAKTELFGYSLMDTGVGLFIFANALVAPEAKDFVLKPRIGFFHTISKNIKHSARSCIPLLILGFSRSVAIEVLGYQKHVTEYGIHWNFFITLAFVKLFTSSITSTINSKYSLLSGIWILGMHEYVLSTKGLKEWVLSNRPRNDFISANREGVVSVPGYVGLYLIGVAVGRLIHSTYQNSHAQDSLLHSHKTFHIKLFGYEFDAHYNQSMILCIKLSLISAQTCAATLFCDAYFGVSRRLANAGYCMWILTLGVMVLTLLLLIEIICDILIHATIDSKLNQKTKTCKMNVKSKRDSVPDKCEKDTNKNIIEILEAVNYNGLFFFLLSNLMTGAINMLVRTLYLSHLKALLILIAYMAVNILSVLLLYRKQVQIKL, from the coding sequence ATGTCAAATACATGGAATAGAAATATCTATCGCCAAGAACAAGAAGCATTTGTTTCTGGTCATGGTGGAACAACCTCCAGAGAGGTCATATATGCACTCATGCCAAATATTTGTAGTATTCTTTTAACTAAAACTGCAATGGGTCTTTTAGGACGgattattcataaaaatattaggGTTATAATAGAATTTGCGTTAATTGTAATGCCATGTATTTTATGTTGTACTGTATTGTCTGATTATGTTGTTACAGTATGTTGTGCCATGATTATAAtatctattattaatattttattattaggaATTAATTCTGATGTTACATCAATGTACAATATGAGACCGGCTAATGGCAAAAGGCCCTTCATTACAAATTTTAGAGGATTCACTAACTTAATAACAGCAATATGTATATTAGCGATagattttcacatttttcctCGTAAATTTGCCAAAACTGAATTGTTTGGGTATAGTTTAATGGATACTGGTGTCGGGTTATTTATATTTGCTAATGCTTTAGTGGCTCCAGAAGCCAAAGACTTTGTTCTTAAACCTAGAATAGGCTTTTTCCATACTATATcaaaaaatataaagcattcAGCAAGAAGTTGTATTCCACTTTTAATATTAGGCTTTAGCAGGTCTGTTGCCATTGAAGTTTTAGGTTATCAGAAGCATGTTACTGAATATGGGATTCAttggaatttttttattactcttgcctttgttaaattatttactAGTTCTATAACAAGTACTATCAATTCAAAGTACTCACTGTTATCAGGAATTTGGATTTTAGGAATGCATGAATATGTTTTGAGTACTAAGGGGTTGAAGGAATGGGTTTTGAGTAATAGACCAAGGAATGATTTTATATCTGCTAATCGGGAAGGTGTGGTATCTGTACCTGGATATGTTGGGCTTTATCTAATAGGTGTAGCAGTTGGTAGGTTAATACATTCTACTTATCAGAATTCACATGCACAAGATTCGTTACTACATAGCCATAAAACAtttcatattaaattatttGGATATGAATTTGATGCGCACTATAATCAGTCTATGATTTTATGCATTAAATTGTCCTTGATATCAGCGCAAACGTGCGCAGCTACTTTATTTTGCGATGCATATTTTGGAGTATCTAGACGATTAGCAAATGCAGGTTATTGTATGTGGATTCTTACTTTAGGTGTTATGGTACTTACGTTATTACTATTGATAGAAATAATATGTGACATATTAATTCATGCAACCATAGATTCGAAACTTAACCAGAAGACAAAAACATGTAAAATGAATGTAAAAAGTAAGCGAGATAGTGTGCCTGATAAATGCGAGAAAgatacgaataaaaatataattgaaatactcgaagctgtaaattacaatggtctatttttctttttattgtcaAACTTAATGACTGGCGCGATTAATATGTTAGTACGTACGTTATATTTAAGTCACTTAAAAGCTTTGCTAATATTGATTGCATACATGGCTGTAAATATATTATCGGTTTTATTATTGTACAGAAAACAGgtacaaattaaattataa
- the LOC117166319 gene encoding ATPase WRNIP1 — protein sequence METLSTAKRSLSYEDINQTNPLKKHKANTVINITNMNQQKSLPNKEFISLSERMRPTCIDDYIGQEKVIGSHTILKQLLIKGHIPSMIFWGPPGCGKTSLANVISKLIKEIHGEKVHIKNLSATSSGVSNIRNIVNTTKTKSKLNNQVIVFMDEIHRFNKLQQDIFLPHIEAGTFTLIGTTTENPSYSLNSALLSRCRVFALNKLTVSNIVDILCKAISSINGEIYSFPQKTLLTNLKYSLSCSSKPCFSINQMVIDWLAEVCDGDARVALNSLELAVKSKVSNELSSSHLVSITLDDVKESLKQAHTLSDKHNNTHHLYSALHKSIKAGKENASLYWLARIMAVKEDPVDVARRLVRISSEDIGLADPDALGIAVHTMHGCQMIGMPECDVILAQCVIYLTRAPKSQLVYNALKSAKNIIINHKDPQPRVPVHIRDSTGQEKHYAIFGCQEGNLLHKEKDVQTYLPFSLQHVDFFSES from the exons ATGGAAACATTATCAACAGCAAAGAGATCTCTTTCATATGAAGATATTAATCAAACAAATCCACTAAAGAAACACAAAGCCAATACAGtgattaatataacaaatatgaATCAACAGAAATCATTACCAAATAAAGAATTCATTTCTCTTTCTGAAAGAATGAGGCCTACATGCATTGATGATTACATAGGGCAGGAAAAAGTTATTGGATCTCACACAATACTAAAACAATTGCTAATAAAAGGGCATATTCCTAGCATGATATTTTGGGGTCCACCAGGATGTGGAAAG acATCTTTAGCTAATGTTATATCAAAACTAATTAAAGAAATACATGGAGAAAAAGTACATATTAAAAATCTTTCTGCAACATCCTCTGGTGTGAGTAATATCAGAAATATTGTTAACACAACAAAAACTAAATCAAAATTGAACAATCAAGTTATTGTATTTATGGATGAAATACATCGCTTTAATAAATTGCAACAAGATATTTTTTTACCACATATTGAGGCAGGCACATTTACTCTAATTGGTACAACTACAGAGAATCCATCTTATAGCTTAAATTCTGCTCTGCTAAGTAGATGCCGTGTATTTGCTTTAAATAAGTTAACGGTATCAAATATTGTAGATATTCTTTGTAAAGCCATTTCATCTATTAACGGAGAAATATATAGTTTTCCACAAAAAACTTTATTGACTAATTTAAAGTATAGTTTAAGCTGTAGTTCTAAACCATGTTTCTCCATTAATCAGATGGTAATTGATTGGTTAGCAGAGGTATGTGATGGAGATGCACGTGTTGCATTAAATAGTTTAGAACTGGCAGTTAAAAGTAAAGTGTCAAACGAACTAAGTTCTTCTCATCTTGTTTCAATAACTCTTGACGATGTTAAAGAAAGTCTTAAACAAGCACATACATTATCTGATAAACATAATAATACTCATCATTTATATTCTGCTTTACACAAATCAATAAAAGCTGGCAAAGAAAACGCATCTTTATATTGGTTAGCACGGATTATGGCAGTTAAAGAAGATCCAGTGGATGTAGCAAGAAGATTAGTAAGAATATCAAGTGAAGATATTGGTTTAGCAGACCCTGATGCTTTAG GCATAGCTGTTCATACTATGCACGGATGTCAAATGATCGGAATGCCAGAATGTGATGTGATTTTAGCACAATGTGTCATATATTTAACTAGAGCACCAAAGTCGCAACTTGTGTATAATGCTTTAAAATCtgctaaaaatataattataaaccaCAAAGATCCACAACCTAGAGTACCAGTACATATCAGAGATAGTACGGGACAAGAAAAACATTATGCTATTTTTG gtTGCCAAGAAGGAAATTTATTGCATAAAGAGAAAGACGTTCAAACTTATCTACCATTTAGCTTACAGCATGTTGATTTCTTCTCCGAAAGTTGA